Part of the Deltaproteobacteria bacterium genome is shown below.
AGGTCGAGCGGCGTCGCCGGACCATGGACGGGCTTCCGCGAATCCGTTCAAAAACAGCCCGCTCAACTTGACGCCCGCGAGACGGGCCGGGATAATCGCGTGGCTGCTCATCATTTTCTCATTGAAGGGGAATTTCCCATGAAGCGCCGGATGGCTGGTCTGGGGATTTGCGTGGCCGCGCTGATGATCGCGACGACGGCGGGCGCCGAGATGGAGCCGGTCAAGGTCGGGTTCGGTTCGTTGCAAATCAGCGGACTGTTTCAGGCGGGATTCAACTATTACATCGGCGACGAGATCGCGGGGGCGCGCGACGTGGATCTGAACCGCGACGGTCAGATCGCCGCGGACGGTTCGGAGTCGAACATTCCCGTCGCGGTCGATCGCGCTTCCGACATGGAGTTCATCATTCGCCGCGCGCGCATCGCCTTCAAGGGCAACGTGGTCGACGAACGCATCGGCTACTTCTTCCAGACGGACGTCCAGGAAGGACGCGTGACCCTGCTCGACACGCGGCTCGCGTTTTCGTACATCCCCTACACGACCATCAGCATCGGCCGTTTCCTGCCCAAGTTCACGTACTGGATGCCGATGAATCCCGCGTACACCTATCTGATCGACCTGCCGCAGATGAACTCGTTTCTCGGCGTGCAGCGGCAGACCGGCGTCAACGTCGGCGTCTTCCACAAGCTCTTCGAGGTGGATTTCGGCGCGTTCAACGGACGCAACGAACCGAATACTCCCATCAATCCCGTGGACCGCGCCGGCGAGCCGCTCGGCACCAACACGCAGGATCGATGGAACGACGAGAACACGGCGAAGGACGCTTACGTTTCATTCGCCGTCAAGCCGGTCGACGGACTGCGCATTTTCGGCGGTTACTGGTACGGAATGCCGCTCGATTACTTCGAGGAGAAGGACGGCGAGCTCGTCGCGCACAACGCGCAGGTCGGCATCGTGAACGGCGGTGTCGCGTACCTCTCTCAGTTCGGCCTGCACCTTTGGGGCGAAGTCATGAGCCAGTCGGTGCGTTTCGATTCCAGCCCGTCGACGGACCCCGACGGCGAGCGGCCCGACGACACGTTCGAGTATTCGGCCCTGTCGTGGTATGCGATGGCCGGATACGACTTCAAGAACGTCGGCGTCCCCTTCGAAGTGCTGGCCCGGTACGACTCGCTCGACCCCGACACGACCAACGACGAAAAAACGCACGGCGACAAGGACGTGCAGACGCGCATCACCGGCGGCTTCAATTACTACATCGAGGACTTCTTCGCGGTGCTCGCCGTGAACTACGTCTACAAGGCCGAGGAGTTCGAACTGCTCGACAAGAAGCTGGAGGAAGACCAGACGGGCGTCTTCAACGACGAACTGCAACTCCAGGTCCAGGTGCACTTCTAGCCCGATGAGCGCGCCGACGCTGCGAGATCCCCTCGCGATCGGCGCGCTTCGTCTGCGCAATCGCCTCTACCGCGCGCCGGTGCTCGAAGGCGCCGGCCGCGCGAAGGATCCCGCCGCCGAGTACGCCCGCCATTTCGTTCCGGGAGCGCGAGCGGGGCTCGGCCTCATCGTTCAGGGCAACACCATCGTGCTCCCGCAGGGCCGCACGTCGCCGGGGATGTCGGCGATCGGCGAACGCGATCACCTCCTCGCCCTCGCGCCCATGGTCCGCGCCGTACACGACGCCGGCGGCGCCATCGCGATCCAACTCGGCCACGGCGGCATCTTCGCTCTGGAGAGCTGGCACCGCGAATTCGCTTCGATCCGTTCCGGAGCGCCGTTCGCGCCGAGCCCGATCCCGCTGTGGATGCGCGCGGTGCTCGGTCGCGTGCACGTCCTCGCGACGCGCGAAGTCGACGCACTCGTCCGCCGATTCGGCCTCGTCGCTTCCTGGGCGCGCGAGGCCGGCTACGACGCCGTGCAACTCGCCGGGGCGAACGCCAAGCTGCTGCATCAGTTTCTCTCGCCGACCTACAATCGCCGCGACGACCGCTACGGCGGCTCGCCGTCGGCGCGGTTTCGCATCCTGCGCGAGATCCGCGAGTCGATCGCCGAGCAGGCGGGCGCCGACTTTCCGGTGCTGCTCAAGCTCGCCGCCGAGGAGCACGGCGCGTTCGGCCGGCGCTGGGGCCTCGAACTGGGCATCGAATACGCCCGCATGGCCGAGGACGCGGGCTTCGACGCCATCACACCGGTCGCCGCGGATTCCATGCCGAACACCGCGATCTGCCGCGGCGCGTATCCCGCGGAAATGTTCGCGAAGGAACGCATCTCCCGGATGTACCGGGACGCCGGCGGACGCAGGGCGAAACCCGTTGCGTCGCTGGCCGCCCGCGTCGCCGCGAAGCGATATCCGTTCGCGCCGGTGTGGAATCGAGAAGTGTTCCGCTCAGTTAAGGCCGCGGTGAAGATTCCCGTCTTCGCCGTCGGAGGCATCCGCACGCGTGCCGAGGCCGAGGAGATTCTCGCTCGCGGCGAGGCCGATCTCGTCGGCGTCGGTCGGCCGTTTTACGCCGAGCCCGAACTCGCGCGGCGGTTCCTCGACGATACCGCCCCGGATGGCTCCGCGTGCGAAAACAGCAACAACTGCGTCGTGGCTCAGATGCTGGGCATGCCGGCCGCCTGCTACAACTCGGGCGTGCACAAAAAGATCGCCGCCGCGCGGTCTTGACCGGCGGCGGCGTTCGTTTGCGGGTCGATCAGGCGGTGCGTTTCGGCGCGGCCTTTTTCTTCGCGGCGGTCTTGGCCGAAGCCTTCGGGGGCGCGGGTCTCGACCGCACCGGCTTTTTCGCGACGCCGGTCTTTTCCATCACCGCGCGCACCTGCGCCGGATCGATCGGCTTGGAAAGCACCACACTGGCGCCGGCCTGAAAGAACTCGCGCTCCTTCGCCTTGTCGACAAACGCCGAGATGACGGCGATGTAGGCGTCGCGCGCCCCGTCGAGCGTGCGCATGGTCTTCAGGAAGTCGAGCCCGTCGAAACGCGGCATCATGTAGTCGAGCAGGATCAGGTCGGGCGCGAAGTCCTTGATGGCGATCAGCGCCTCGTATCCGTTCCACGCCCATGTCGTCTGCGCCTCCGCGTCGTGGTGACGCACGAAACTCTGAAGGATTTCGGCGGAGACCTCGTCGTCCTCGATGATCAGGACGCGCATGCCGCGACCCGCCTTGCGTCCGCCGGCCGATCCGCCCTGTTCAGTGTACGCCATAGCCGCGATCCTTTCTGATCTTGATCCGATGCAGCCGGACTTCGCGATCCGCTTCCTCGTTTGCGGGATTCATTTTCCGCGCCTTCTCGAAGTGCATCAGAGCGAGACCGTCCTTGCCCTCGTCCTTGAAGATCTTCCCGAGATAGAGATAGGCGATGTCGTTGTTCGCGTCGTATCCGATCGCGCGCTTGAACAGCTCCTTGCACTCCAGGGCGACGGCGATGTCGCTCTTGCCGCGCACGTGGTACATGCACCACGCGTAAAGCGCGAGCGCGTCGGAGTTTTCGACGCTGATCTGGTGCGCCCTCAGGGCGTACGGCATGGCCTTCAGAAAATCGCGCGCCTCCACGAACGTGGACGCCTTGGTCATCGCCACGACAAAGGCATCGGCGTCCGGCGTATCTTTCGGGCGCTTGATCGCCCGTGTTGTGGTTGCGCCCCTGATCTTCGTTTTTGGCGTCGCCGGTTTGGCCGGTGCGACGGGCTGCGACGGCGACTTCGGCGGCGGCGTCGGGCTCATGGTCACACCGAACTCGAGCGCGCGGCTCACCGCAAGCAGGAACGCCAAGCGCAGATCCGCCTCGAAATCCTCGCCGTTTGCGCGGATGTCGCGCAGAGTGCGTCCGACGAGCGCCCGCGTCCGGGCGTCGAGCGCGTCGTCGAAACGCAGAACCTCGCGCACGGCGGGGAACTGATCCGACAGTTGGAGAGGGACGTCGATCTTGTGGTTCTTCTCGAATGTTTCCCACAGAAATTCGGGTTTCGCGGCCTTGAACACGCCCATCTTGAGGATCATGTCGAGCGGACTGTCGAGATTCCGCGGCACCTGCGCCGTGGGCATCTGCTCCTGAAATGCATACGCCGCGCCGTCCCACTCGGACTTGAACAGACCGAGCATCTTGACGACCTTCTGCTGTTTGACGAGCACATCCACTTCGCTGCGCGCCAGAAGCCCCATCTGCACGATCACATCGCCCTGATGCAGTCCCTGCTTCTGCGCGCGCTCATAGGTCGCCTCGTTTTCCCGCTGCGTGATCTTCTTGAGCGCCACCAGAAACGTGCCCAGGCTGTCTTCGCGGATGAAATTGCTCTCCACATCGAGCAGACGGCCACGTTCGATCCACGCGGCCATCTTCTTGCGGTCG
Proteins encoded:
- a CDS encoding response regulator translates to MAYTEQGGSAGGRKAGRGMRVLIIEDDEVSAEILQSFVRHHDAEAQTTWAWNGYEALIAIKDFAPDLILLDYMMPRFDGLDFLKTMRTLDGARDAYIAVISAFVDKAKEREFFQAGASVVLSKPIDPAQVRAVMEKTGVAKKPVRSRPAPPKASAKTAAKKKAAPKRTA
- a CDS encoding tRNA-dihydrouridine synthase, with amino-acid sequence MSAPTLRDPLAIGALRLRNRLYRAPVLEGAGRAKDPAAEYARHFVPGARAGLGLIVQGNTIVLPQGRTSPGMSAIGERDHLLALAPMVRAVHDAGGAIAIQLGHGGIFALESWHREFASIRSGAPFAPSPIPLWMRAVLGRVHVLATREVDALVRRFGLVASWAREAGYDAVQLAGANAKLLHQFLSPTYNRRDDRYGGSPSARFRILREIRESIAEQAGADFPVLLKLAAEEHGAFGRRWGLELGIEYARMAEDAGFDAITPVAADSMPNTAICRGAYPAEMFAKERISRMYRDAGGRRAKPVASLAARVAAKRYPFAPVWNREVFRSVKAAVKIPVFAVGGIRTRAEAEEILARGEADLVGVGRPFYAEPELARRFLDDTAPDGSACENSNNCVVAQMLGMPAACYNSGVHKKIAAARS
- a CDS encoding response regulator — translated: MSKRILLISPNDEVHEKALKFLQDVGYKCVRCSDEKQAVDMTLNFHPDLIICDQNLAVLSGNELARLFKSRDQLSAIPFVMLTTRATDPADMERLGLHMFCDDVLVTPFNATALYGIVTKWLEGDEKPKTIVQQTQGPLAPDQDVHKPRRWDRGELNVASSGKVIFHLLREKKVGRLLVKGDRKKMAAWIERGRLLDVESNFIREDSLGTFLVALKKITQRENEATYERAQKQGLHQGDVIVQMGLLARSEVDVLVKQQKVVKMLGLFKSEWDGAAYAFQEQMPTAQVPRNLDSPLDMILKMGVFKAAKPEFLWETFEKNHKIDVPLQLSDQFPAVREVLRFDDALDARTRALVGRTLRDIRANGEDFEADLRLAFLLAVSRALEFGVTMSPTPPPKSPSQPVAPAKPATPKTKIRGATTTRAIKRPKDTPDADAFVVAMTKASTFVEARDFLKAMPYALRAHQISVENSDALALYAWCMYHVRGKSDIAVALECKELFKRAIGYDANNDIAYLYLGKIFKDEGKDGLALMHFEKARKMNPANEEADREVRLHRIKIRKDRGYGVH